One window of Balnearium lithotrophicum genomic DNA carries:
- the rpsD gene encoding 30S ribosomal protein S4 gives MGRYTGPKWRIARRLGVNIYVGEEKSQKGKSVLDRRPYPPGQHGRSRRKISYYGRQLMEKQKVKYYYGIREGQFRRFYEMAERMRGQTGENLLKLLESRLDNVVYRLGFGKSHRHARQLVVHGHILVNGQKVDRPSYLVKPGDVIEVKEKSRDIPQIKEGIELAQRRGIPSWLELDAENFKGIVKSEPTREEVEIPVEEHLIVELYSK, from the coding sequence ATGGGAAGATATACAGGACCAAAGTGGCGTATTGCGAGGCGTCTTGGTGTTAACATATACGTTGGAGAGGAAAAATCACAAAAAGGAAAGTCTGTTCTTGACAGGAGACCGTACCCTCCAGGACAGCACGGCCGCTCCCGTAGGAAGATTTCCTACTACGGTCGCCAGCTTATGGAGAAACAGAAGGTTAAGTACTACTACGGCATAAGGGAAGGTCAGTTTAGGCGTTTCTACGAAATGGCTGAACGTATGAGGGGACAGACAGGTGAGAACCTCCTCAAGCTTCTTGAAAGCAGGCTTGACAACGTTGTTTATAGGTTGGGATTTGGTAAATCCCATAGACATGCGAGACAGTTAGTTGTTCATGGACACATTCTTGTAAATGGCCAGAAGGTGGATAGGCCTTCTTACCTTGTAAAGCCTGGAGACGTTATTGAAGTGAAAGAGAAGAGCAGGGATATTCCCCAAATTAAGGAGGGAATTGAACTTGCTCAGAGAAGGGGAATTCCTTCCTGGCTTGAGCTCGATGCGGAAAACTTCAAGGGAATTGTTAAGTCTGAGCCTACACGTGAGGAAGTAGAGATTCCAGTTGAGGAACACCTAATTGTTGAGCTCTACTCTAAGTAA
- a CDS encoding bile acid:sodium symporter family protein: MGTISNFLWLWVLIIVPIALTFPFLFHPLKSVIKPLLGSVILSMGLTLKPSDFKEVFKRPKIVLIGILTQYSVMPFLGFIIGLILFKELSNLFLAGQVLTGSCPTGVVSNVYNFLAGSNLALSLSLSGVNTIVSPVLTPLLTKFLVGKAVNVDAVKLFFDMVQITLLPVLLGILINSKFESEVEKIKEFLPAYSTIVVVLIVGYVVSAGYGRILSLPLKSFELLFLASLFHLLFGFWLGYVIPRLLGVPKVERITISIETAMQNSGLAAVLAVSHWGALSALPAVFYSVVQNLIGPFVVKLFNWMIERERREDPPKD; this comes from the coding sequence ATGGGAACAATTTCTAATTTCCTTTGGCTCTGGGTTTTAATAATTGTTCCAATAGCCTTAACGTTTCCATTTCTGTTTCACCCTCTAAAGTCGGTTATAAAGCCCCTTTTAGGTTCAGTTATTCTATCAATGGGATTAACTTTAAAACCAAGTGATTTTAAAGAAGTTTTCAAAAGGCCAAAGATTGTCTTAATAGGAATACTAACTCAGTACTCTGTAATGCCGTTTTTGGGCTTTATCATTGGTTTAATTCTATTTAAGGAGCTCTCAAATCTCTTTTTGGCAGGCCAGGTTTTGACAGGCTCCTGTCCTACAGGAGTTGTATCTAACGTCTACAACTTCCTTGCAGGCTCAAACCTTGCTCTTTCTCTCTCACTTTCAGGTGTAAACACGATAGTTTCTCCAGTTTTAACACCACTTCTGACAAAATTTTTAGTGGGTAAGGCCGTTAATGTTGATGCAGTTAAACTCTTCTTTGATATGGTTCAGATAACCCTTCTTCCCGTTCTTTTGGGAATTTTAATAAATTCAAAATTTGAAAGTGAAGTTGAAAAAATAAAGGAATTTTTACCTGCTTACTCAACAATTGTTGTCGTTCTCATAGTTGGTTACGTTGTATCTGCGGGATACGGAAGAATCCTTTCACTTCCTCTGAAATCGTTTGAGCTCCTATTTTTAGCCTCTCTGTTCCATCTTCTCTTTGGTTTTTGGTTGGGATATGTAATTCCAAGGCTTTTGGGAGTTCCTAAGGTTGAGAGGATAACTATTTCCATAGAAACTGCAATGCAAAACTCGGGACTTGCAGCAGTTTTAGCCGTTTCACACTGGGGAGCTCTATCGGCCCTTCCTGCTGTTTTCTACAGTGTAGTCCAGAACCTAATTGGTCCCTTTGTTGTGAAGCTCTTTAACTGGATGATTGAAAGGGAAAGGCGGGAAGACCCGCCAAAAGATTAA
- a CDS encoding septum site-determining protein MinC, with the protein MNYKLRGTNVIAIELIADEENFDIEDIKKFILEKKQLLRGTRFILSVENRVLSEEELRDLVEFLKNVNEFIFCGLKTNLKENRELCIKLGIPCDISTLEIEKEKERSESEEIKFYGKTLRSGDKLTSSGDLIIMGDVNPGSEVEAGGNVYVMGNLMGFVRAGIGKSEAEVRAIFFKAPVLEICGRTVSFERNEEYLNFRVRVKNGKVKIEHKSKGK; encoded by the coding sequence ATGAACTACAAACTAAGAGGAACAAACGTAATAGCCATAGAGCTTATTGCTGATGAGGAAAATTTTGATATAGAGGATATCAAAAAATTTATTCTTGAGAAGAAACAGCTTCTCAGAGGAACGAGGTTTATACTCTCCGTTGAGAATAGAGTTCTATCGGAAGAGGAACTAAGGGATTTGGTGGAATTTCTGAAAAATGTAAACGAATTTATCTTTTGCGGATTGAAAACGAACTTAAAGGAGAACAGAGAGCTCTGCATAAAGTTGGGTATCCCCTGTGACATATCAACACTTGAAATTGAAAAGGAGAAAGAAAGGTCTGAGAGCGAGGAGATTAAATTTTACGGTAAGACACTGAGGTCTGGTGATAAGTTAACCTCGAGTGGAGACCTAATCATAATGGGGGATGTAAATCCCGGTTCAGAGGTTGAAGCCGGTGGAAATGTCTACGTAATGGGAAATTTGATGGGATTTGTTAGGGCAGGTATAGGGAAGAGCGAGGCTGAAGTAAGGGCTATATTCTTTAAAGCTCCGGTTCTTGAAATATGTGGAAGAACGGTTTCGTTCGAGAGGAACGAGGAGTACCTCAACTTTAGGGTTAGAGTAAAAAATGGAAAGGTTAAAATAGAACACAAATCCAAGGGGAAATAG
- a CDS encoding Tll0287-like domain-containing protein has translation MKRLVLFLSFSLLFSCASTTTLTKEEKERAVDIGNRAVSKLMGELKKNLGLALKEGGFPKAIEFCAGKAQKLTEKVNEELVLVRVKRISDKYRNPKDKPDRTDLSVINYFKKRLKEGKLPPYYIKTVERNGKTYVIYYKPIRVAPFCLNCHGDPESMSPEVLKILREKYPEDRALGYRVGDLRGVFKVVIPAEELKGD, from the coding sequence ATGAAGAGATTGGTACTCTTTCTCTCTTTTTCACTTCTATTCTCGTGTGCCTCAACTACCACCCTTACAAAGGAGGAAAAGGAAAGGGCAGTAGATATTGGGAACAGAGCCGTGTCTAAGCTGATGGGGGAGCTGAAGAAAAACTTAGGCTTGGCTTTAAAGGAAGGGGGATTTCCAAAGGCCATCGAGTTCTGTGCAGGTAAGGCTCAGAAACTAACCGAAAAGGTGAACGAGGAGTTAGTTCTTGTAAGGGTAAAGAGGATTTCCGATAAGTACAGAAATCCGAAGGATAAACCAGATAGGACAGACCTTTCTGTAATAAACTACTTTAAGAAAAGGTTAAAGGAAGGAAAACTTCCTCCCTATTACATTAAAACGGTAGAGAGGAATGGTAAGACTTACGTAATCTACTACAAACCTATTAGGGTTGCTCCTTTCTGTCTCAACTGCCACGGTGACCCAGAAAGTATGTCTCCTGAAGTTTTGAAAATCTTAAGGGAAAAGTATCCTGAGGATAGAGCTCTCGGATACAGGGTAGGAGACCTTAGGGGCGTTTTTAAGGTTGTTATTCCGGCTGAAGAGTTGAAGGGGGATTAA
- a CDS encoding PSP1 domain-containing protein, whose protein sequence is MVVLKFKYPDTEKVGLAKSDEKFDYGTDVVVKTDRGEELVKVLRSYKVDESTLSKFNLSEKELYSFLRLPTEEDRNRFVENLFFSKEALDVCREKVEKHGLNMKLVKAYSTLNRERIVFYFTAESRVDFRQLVRDLASHFKTRIELRQIGVRDEVKMVGGLGMCGRICCCKEFLDCFHSISLNMAKLQGLPPNPAKLSGTCGRLMCCLKYEEANYYIRQFLPEVGSEITTPDGNRGRVVDVNIVLETVTVEVGERGKINYPMRAFVSKEQWNSYIEMLKVKEDDRFKCFTKAGVIGDESN, encoded by the coding sequence ATGGTGGTTTTAAAGTTTAAATATCCAGATACTGAAAAGGTAGGCCTTGCAAAGTCTGACGAGAAGTTTGACTACGGAACGGACGTTGTTGTTAAAACTGACAGAGGGGAGGAATTAGTCAAAGTTTTAAGGAGCTACAAAGTTGACGAAAGCACTCTCTCCAAGTTCAACTTGAGCGAGAAGGAGCTCTACTCCTTCCTAAGACTGCCAACTGAGGAGGACAGGAACAGGTTTGTTGAAAATCTCTTCTTTTCAAAGGAAGCCCTCGATGTTTGTAGGGAAAAGGTTGAAAAACACGGTTTAAATATGAAGTTGGTAAAGGCATACTCAACATTAAATAGGGAGAGAATTGTCTTCTACTTCACGGCTGAAAGCAGGGTTGATTTCAGACAGCTTGTCAGGGATTTGGCCTCTCACTTTAAGACGAGGATAGAGCTCCGCCAGATTGGTGTAAGGGACGAAGTAAAAATGGTAGGCGGACTCGGAATGTGTGGAAGAATCTGCTGCTGCAAGGAGTTCTTAGACTGTTTTCACTCAATATCACTGAACATGGCAAAGCTTCAGGGTTTACCTCCAAACCCTGCAAAGCTGTCTGGAACGTGTGGAAGGTTAATGTGCTGTTTAAAGTACGAGGAGGCCAACTACTATATACGCCAGTTCCTACCTGAGGTTGGAAGTGAGATTACAACTCCCGATGGGAACAGGGGAAGGGTTGTTGATGTAAACATTGTCCTTGAGACTGTAACTGTTGAGGTTGGGGAGAGGGGAAAAATTAACTACCCTATGAGGGCCTTTGTTTCAAAGGAGCAGTGGAACAGTTACATTGAAATGTTAAAGGTTAAAGAGGATGATAGATTTAAATGTTTTACAAAAGCAGGAGTAATCGGTGATGAGAGTAATTAA
- the minD gene encoding septum site-determining protein MinD has protein sequence MAEKVICITSGKGGVGKSTVTANISTALAMKGYKVVAIDADIGLRNLDLVLGLENRIVYDIVHVIEGVVPPEKALVKDKRTKNLYLLPAAQTKDKSAVKPEDLVGIVEELRKNYDFIFIDSPAGIEEGFKTAVTPADMVIVVANPEMASIRDADRVVGLCEAMQKEEPKLIINRIDPKKVARGDMLDVEDVLQVLSLDLLGVVPEDKNMVSYINRGEPAVLFPESIAGKALRNVADRILGKDVPFMELKVSEGFFEKLKKLFGSK, from the coding sequence ATGGCAGAAAAAGTAATCTGTATTACTTCCGGAAAAGGAGGAGTTGGAAAGAGCACTGTAACGGCAAATATCTCTACCGCTCTTGCAATGAAAGGGTATAAAGTTGTTGCAATTGATGCAGACATCGGTCTCAGGAATTTAGACTTGGTTTTAGGATTGGAAAATAGGATTGTCTACGATATCGTTCACGTAATTGAAGGGGTTGTACCTCCAGAGAAAGCCCTTGTAAAGGATAAGAGGACCAAAAATCTCTACCTGTTACCTGCAGCCCAAACAAAGGACAAGAGTGCAGTAAAACCTGAGGACTTGGTAGGAATTGTCGAAGAGCTTAGAAAGAATTACGACTTCATATTTATAGACTCACCTGCAGGAATAGAGGAAGGATTCAAGACTGCAGTAACTCCTGCAGATATGGTAATTGTTGTAGCAAATCCTGAGATGGCATCAATAAGAGATGCCGATAGAGTTGTTGGCCTATGTGAAGCAATGCAGAAGGAGGAACCAAAGTTAATAATCAACAGGATTGACCCTAAAAAAGTTGCCAGGGGGGATATGTTGGACGTTGAGGATGTCCTTCAGGTTTTGAGTTTAGATTTGTTGGGGGTTGTTCCAGAGGACAAAAATATGGTTTCCTACATAAACAGGGGGGAACCGGCAGTCCTATTTCCGGAATCCATAGCAGGAAAAGCTTTAAGAAACGTTGCTGATAGGATTTTGGGAAAGGATGTTCCATTTATGGAACTCAAAGTTTCTGAGGGATTTTTCGAAAAATTGAAGAAACTTTTTGGGAGTAAATAA
- the rplQ gene encoding 50S ribosomal protein L17: MRHRVKKKKLGRPTEHRLLMLRNLVTDLMEHGKVVTTVARAKELRRLADKVITKGKQEDKVKAIREVLRIVTKKEVAYKVVNEIAPKYKDRNGGYTRLLHYDFRKGDAAPTAIVMLVEGKETEE, translated from the coding sequence ATGAGGCATAGAGTAAAGAAAAAGAAGTTAGGAAGGCCAACGGAACACAGGCTTTTAATGCTTAGAAATTTGGTTACAGACCTTATGGAGCACGGAAAAGTTGTAACAACAGTTGCAAGGGCGAAGGAGCTCCGTAGATTGGCCGATAAGGTCATAACAAAGGGAAAACAGGAAGATAAAGTTAAGGCAATCAGAGAAGTTTTGAGAATCGTTACTAAAAAAGAGGTTGCCTATAAGGTAGTTAATGAAATAGCTCCAAAATATAAGGATAGAAACGGTGGTTACACAAGACTTCTCCACTACGACTTCAGAAAGGGAGATGCAGCTCCCACAGCAATAGTTATGTTGGTTGAAGGAAAGGAAACAGAGGAGTAA
- a CDS encoding radical SAM protein, with protein sequence MRVIKELKSPLNRLFIFETDDGFKVESVFYKGDRLCVSSQVGCPVRCLFCASGKKGLKRNLTADEIYSQYSLLKEEFPIKGIAIAGIGEPSANADEVLKVIELFKGEGLKVTVSTTGYPLSGFKKLIRAPHDGLTVSVHAVDGEKRKRIFGISESLDGIFGALEEYWEEASSSRRKKFQIGYLLLKGVNDSEEDLRRLGELAKRYRMTIMLMAYNPVEGVGIEPLTEEEYEKAFLALRRMGVRVTLSNRFRRDPLGGCGTLTISREVR encoded by the coding sequence ATGAGAGTAATTAAGGAGCTGAAAAGTCCATTGAACAGGCTTTTCATATTTGAAACTGATGACGGATTCAAGGTTGAATCTGTCTTTTACAAGGGAGATAGGCTCTGTGTCTCCTCACAGGTCGGATGTCCGGTAAGGTGCCTATTCTGTGCATCGGGAAAGAAGGGACTAAAGAGGAATCTAACTGCCGATGAAATTTACTCTCAGTACAGTCTTTTGAAAGAGGAGTTCCCTATAAAGGGAATAGCAATTGCCGGAATAGGGGAACCCTCCGCAAACGCCGATGAAGTCTTAAAGGTCATTGAGCTCTTTAAAGGAGAAGGGTTAAAAGTTACTGTTAGTACTACGGGATATCCACTTTCTGGATTTAAAAAGCTCATCAGAGCTCCCCACGATGGCCTTACAGTCTCTGTCCACGCCGTTGATGGTGAAAAGAGGAAAAGAATATTTGGCATCTCTGAAAGTCTCGATGGGATTTTCGGAGCTCTTGAGGAGTACTGGGAAGAGGCATCATCATCAAGGAGAAAGAAGTTTCAGATAGGGTATCTTCTCTTAAAGGGAGTTAATGATTCGGAAGAAGACCTGAGAAGGTTAGGAGAACTTGCAAAAAGGTACAGGATGACCATCATGCTTATGGCCTACAATCCGGTAGAGGGTGTCGGAATTGAACCCTTAACGGAAGAGGAGTACGAGAAAGCCTTCCTTGCACTCAGGAGAATGGGAGTACGGGTAACGCTGAGCAATAGGTTCAGGAGAGACCCTTTAGGTGGATGTGGAACACTCACCATATCGAGGGAGGTAAGATGA
- a CDS encoding cell division topological specificity factor MinE, with protein sequence MDRVRIVFGREPAKEVAKKRLQLILKYDRAGLPPNAIEAVKEAILNSLREFPFIDIEGVNIHIPDPDAESGKIEIEVPVKSK encoded by the coding sequence ATGGATAGAGTTAGGATAGTTTTTGGAAGGGAACCTGCGAAAGAGGTTGCCAAGAAGAGGCTTCAGTTAATTTTGAAGTACGATAGGGCTGGACTTCCTCCAAACGCTATTGAGGCAGTTAAAGAGGCCATACTAAACTCTCTACGTGAATTTCCTTTCATAGATATAGAAGGGGTAAACATACACATTCCGGACCCTGATGCTGAATCTGGGAAAATAGAGATAGAAGTTCCTGTTAAAAGCAAGTGA
- the speB gene encoding agmatinase — protein MRFIGAKEKGKVQILGIPYDSTTCFRPGTRFAPDGIRFFSDNLEEYSLPLGKSLEEVEFCDLGNLYPSTAPEKMVDEVYEAVRKMEIPVILGGEHSITFPVLRALSERYENLTVVHFDAHADLRDDYSGTKYSHACVMRRVLELGVQIVQLGVRSATREEAELRMENTNIKVVETFEELKSLVSKIEMPVYFSIDIDFFDPAFAPGTGTPEPPGFSPVEFFNFIYKLPDVNVVGFDVVEVSPPYDPSGTTQMLAAKIVRELILKFWG, from the coding sequence GTGAGATTTATCGGCGCAAAGGAGAAGGGAAAAGTTCAAATTTTGGGAATTCCCTACGACTCAACAACCTGCTTCAGACCCGGTACAAGATTTGCTCCCGACGGCATTCGGTTTTTCTCGGATAACTTGGAGGAGTACAGCCTTCCTCTTGGAAAATCCCTTGAAGAGGTCGAATTTTGTGATTTAGGAAACCTCTATCCTTCCACTGCCCCTGAAAAAATGGTGGATGAGGTATATGAAGCTGTCAGGAAGATGGAAATTCCTGTAATTTTAGGTGGAGAACATTCCATAACCTTTCCCGTTTTAAGAGCTCTCTCTGAAAGATATGAGAATTTAACCGTTGTTCACTTTGATGCCCATGCAGATTTAAGGGATGATTACTCTGGAACAAAATACTCCCACGCCTGTGTAATGAGGAGAGTTTTGGAGTTGGGGGTCCAGATAGTTCAGTTGGGAGTAAGGAGTGCCACAAGGGAGGAGGCAGAGCTCCGAATGGAAAATACAAACATTAAGGTTGTTGAAACCTTTGAGGAGCTCAAATCTTTAGTTTCAAAAATCGAAATGCCCGTTTACTTTTCAATTGATATAGACTTCTTTGACCCTGCATTTGCACCTGGAACGGGAACCCCTGAACCCCCTGGTTTTTCACCGGTTGAATTCTTTAACTTTATCTATAAATTACCAGACGTCAACGTCGTTGGGTTTGACGTTGTTGAAGTTTCTCCCCCCTACGACCCAAGTGGTACAACACAGATGTTGGCTGCAAAAATAGTAAGGGAGTTAATCCTTAAATTCTGGGGGTAA
- the speE gene encoding polyamine aminopropyltransferase, translated as MGLWFTEKYEGEGMELQATGLTFKVKSAVKKETPYQELLLLETEDWGKMLVLDGAVQTTERDEFIYHEMIVHPAGFTFTREIERVLVVGGGDGGTVREVLKHNPKVVDLVEIDRDVVEFSKRELPSISSGLSDERVNLIFGDGREFVKDKDSLYDLIIVDCSDPIGPSKVLYEEEFYRDVLKALKPDGIFVTQSESPFAQRNVHIKVVKELSKVFKIIRPYLAFIPTYPSGMWSFTMASNKLDPLGVPPSSLGKLYREFVEKNGELKYYNPEIHYGAFAIPNFVYREE; from the coding sequence ATGGGGCTTTGGTTTACTGAAAAGTACGAAGGTGAGGGGATGGAGCTCCAAGCAACCGGACTCACCTTTAAAGTTAAGAGTGCCGTAAAAAAGGAGACCCCATACCAGGAACTTCTTCTTTTAGAGACCGAGGATTGGGGAAAGATGTTGGTCCTCGATGGAGCAGTTCAGACCACAGAAAGGGACGAATTCATTTACCACGAAATGATTGTCCACCCTGCAGGGTTCACATTTACAAGGGAAATTGAAAGAGTTTTAGTAGTAGGTGGAGGAGATGGAGGAACTGTAAGGGAAGTTTTAAAGCACAACCCAAAAGTGGTTGATTTGGTTGAAATAGACAGGGACGTCGTTGAATTTTCAAAGAGGGAGCTCCCCTCAATTTCATCAGGACTTTCAGACGAAAGGGTAAATCTGATATTTGGAGATGGAAGGGAGTTTGTCAAGGACAAAGACAGTCTCTACGACCTCATAATCGTTGACTGTTCTGACCCAATCGGTCCCTCAAAGGTTCTGTACGAGGAGGAATTTTACAGGGACGTGCTAAAAGCCTTAAAACCTGACGGAATCTTTGTAACCCAGTCTGAGTCCCCCTTTGCCCAAAGAAACGTTCACATAAAGGTAGTAAAGGAACTCTCTAAAGTATTTAAAATCATTAGACCCTACCTTGCATTCATTCCAACGTATCCTTCTGGTATGTGGAGCTTCACAATGGCCTCAAACAAGCTTGACCCATTGGGAGTTCCTCCATCATCCTTAGGAAAGCTCTACAGGGAGTTTGTTGAGAAAAATGGAGAATTGAAGTACTACAATCCCGAAATTCACTACGGAGCTTTTGCAATACCAAACTTTGTATATAGGGAGGAGTAG
- the rpsK gene encoding 30S ribosomal protein S11 — MARPKRGSKKKQKRTVGFAIAHIQTSFNNTIITFTDKEGNTLCWESGGTVGFKGTRKSTPYAAQLAATKAAERAMKEFGVKDVEIRIKGNGGGRETAIKAIAAAGLNVKVIRDVTPIPHDGCRPPKRRRV, encoded by the coding sequence ATGGCAAGGCCTAAGAGAGGCTCTAAGAAAAAGCAGAAAAGGACTGTTGGTTTTGCTATAGCCCACATTCAAACAAGTTTTAACAATACAATAATCACTTTCACAGATAAGGAGGGAAATACCCTCTGCTGGGAAAGTGGTGGAACTGTTGGATTCAAGGGAACGAGGAAGAGCACTCCTTACGCAGCCCAGCTTGCTGCAACAAAGGCTGCAGAAAGGGCTATGAAGGAGTTTGGTGTTAAGGACGTTGAGATAAGAATCAAGGGAAACGGTGGAGGAAGGGAAACTGCAATTAAAGCAATTGCAGCTGCCGGATTGAACGTTAAGGTTATCAGGGATGTTACCCCCATTCCACACGATGGATGTAGACCACCTAAGAGAAGAAGGGTTTAA
- a CDS encoding DNA-directed RNA polymerase subunit alpha, translating into MVEFITPDKFKWEEHTDTYGRFVVEPLEKGYGITVGNALRRVLLSSIEGAAPTAVKFEGVYHEFTTIPGVVEDVTDIVLNIKKLRFVLHGEGPIFIELRKKGPGKVYAKDFEIPSQLELLTPDQEIATLDNENAEIEIHLRIDKGKGFILSEEIQEIFEISTLGWIPLDADFSPIKKVTYKVEDTRVGRRTDYNKLTFEIWTDGSISPKDALVRASNILIDHFSLVRDKLVEAIFATERVEEKESESAEILNQTLEEAGLSGRALKILQENGIETVADLVKLTKKELSSIKGLGKKSLSDIEKFLSSLGLELGGKE; encoded by the coding sequence ATGGTCGAATTTATCACTCCCGATAAGTTTAAGTGGGAGGAACATACAGATACTTATGGTCGCTTTGTCGTTGAGCCCCTTGAGAAAGGATACGGTATTACTGTAGGAAATGCCCTGAGGAGAGTCCTCCTTTCCTCAATAGAGGGAGCTGCTCCTACTGCCGTAAAGTTTGAAGGGGTATACCACGAGTTTACAACTATACCCGGTGTTGTAGAGGACGTTACAGATATTGTTTTAAACATAAAAAAGTTGAGGTTTGTTCTCCACGGAGAAGGTCCAATCTTCATAGAGCTCCGCAAAAAGGGACCTGGAAAGGTATACGCAAAGGACTTTGAAATTCCCTCTCAGTTAGAACTCCTCACTCCCGACCAGGAAATAGCAACGCTCGACAATGAAAATGCCGAAATAGAGATTCATCTAAGGATAGACAAAGGGAAGGGATTTATCCTCTCAGAGGAGATTCAGGAAATTTTTGAAATCTCAACTTTAGGTTGGATTCCTTTAGATGCAGACTTTTCCCCGATAAAGAAGGTAACCTACAAGGTTGAGGACACAAGGGTAGGAAGGAGAACCGACTACAACAAGCTAACTTTTGAAATCTGGACGGACGGAAGCATATCTCCAAAAGATGCTCTTGTGAGAGCTTCAAACATACTCATTGACCACTTCTCCTTAGTTAGAGACAAGCTTGTTGAAGCTATCTTCGCAACGGAAAGAGTGGAGGAGAAGGAATCAGAATCTGCAGAAATTCTCAATCAAACCTTAGAGGAAGCCGGACTTTCAGGTAGAGCTCTTAAAATTCTTCAGGAAAACGGAATTGAAACGGTTGCAGACCTTGTCAAACTAACAAAGAAAGAGCTTTCTTCAATCAAAGGCCTTGGTAAGAAGTCACTATCAGATATTGAGAAGTTTCTCTCTTCTCTTGGACTTGAGCTTGGAGGTAAGGAGTAA
- a CDS encoding bis-aminopropyl spermidine synthase family protein: MEQIASEAEKRTQVPAYPRSVEKVISAIMTSNNFWKIVDLSDEPLPLVAEILKLLKEHDLVIFEGNQILLTEAGAELARRLGIEPFVSHKCPTCKGRGVIIDDSLREAYEKFLKIQENRPPAIHQFDQGYVTPENTFARVALADDRGDLRGKKVVVLGDDDLMSIALALSGLPKKVTILEIDERLVNFIKEVSDKYNLNIDARVHDLRQPLPEDVLGAYDTFFTDPPETVEAIKAFVGRGVATLKGPRCAGYFGVTRRESSADKWRRIQRVLIDMGLVITDLIHNFNEYVNWDYYEEMRGWQLTPVKEPPKDIWYRSTQFRVETVRGFEGFNEPIVGDIYNDAESSTT; encoded by the coding sequence TTGGAGCAGATAGCCTCTGAAGCTGAAAAGAGGACGCAGGTTCCTGCTTATCCGAGGAGTGTCGAAAAGGTTATCTCTGCCATCATGACATCGAACAACTTCTGGAAAATCGTTGACCTATCGGATGAGCCCCTTCCTTTGGTTGCAGAAATCCTGAAACTTTTAAAGGAGCACGACCTTGTTATTTTTGAGGGGAATCAGATTCTACTGACCGAGGCAGGTGCAGAGCTTGCAAGGAGACTGGGAATTGAACCCTTTGTCTCCCACAAATGTCCAACCTGTAAGGGAAGGGGAGTAATCATCGATGATTCATTAAGGGAAGCCTACGAAAAGTTTTTAAAAATTCAGGAAAACAGGCCTCCCGCCATTCACCAGTTTGACCAGGGATACGTTACTCCTGAAAACACCTTTGCAAGAGTTGCCCTTGCAGACGATAGAGGGGATTTAAGGGGAAAGAAGGTTGTTGTTCTCGGTGACGATGACCTTATGAGCATTGCTTTAGCACTGTCTGGGCTCCCAAAGAAGGTTACAATCCTTGAAATTGATGAAAGGCTTGTGAACTTTATAAAAGAGGTTTCTGACAAGTATAACCTCAATATAGATGCAAGGGTTCATGACCTTCGCCAGCCACTTCCAGAGGACGTCTTAGGCGCTTACGACACCTTCTTTACAGACCCTCCTGAGACAGTTGAAGCCATTAAAGCCTTTGTTGGAAGGGGAGTTGCAACCCTTAAAGGGCCAAGGTGCGCCGGATACTTTGGGGTGACCCGTAGAGAATCCTCAGCAGACAAGTGGAGAAGGATTCAGAGAGTTCTTATAGATATGGGACTCGTTATAACAGACCTCATTCACAACTTCAACGAGTACGTCAACTGGGACTACTACGAGGAGATGAGAGGATGGCAGTTAACTCCCGTTAAGGAGCCTCCTAAGGATATCTGGTACAGGTCTACACAGTTCAGAGTTGAGACAGTTAGAGGATTCGAAGGATTCAACGAGCCTATAGTTGGTGACATATACAACGATGCAGAAAGCTCAACTACTTAA